In Euphorbia lathyris chromosome 2, ddEupLath1.1, whole genome shotgun sequence, the sequence TATGTGAAGGAACCACATCTTGCAGAAGACCATGATCTTCTTCAAGCAAAGCAGACCTAGTAGGAGTAGTGCAATAGCGTTTTTGATGTTCATGATGAAGAAAAGTACTAATTACAGTACTTCCATTATTAATGTAACTATTACCATACCCCAAATTGGGTGAGAAGCTATTGAGAAAAGGGCTTGtttgctgctgctgctgttgATGCTGCTGCTGATGGTGTTGATAGAGAGATGATAATCTTCTTTGTGTATAAGAATCAGAGTCTGAAACAGCTCCAATAAAGCTGGGACGAGGCATGACTGGACTAGGATGTGTGTGTTGACCTTCGTATGTTGTTACAACTATGGTTGGATCATTGAAAGATCTTTCTACTCTCTTCTTGACATTACaggaggaagtggtgcaacggTAGTAACTCcttaaattgatgaaattgaGAAAGGAAATTGATTAGATGAGAGAAAAAGAAGATGTCTTTGAAGGAAGTAAGTTTGGTAACAACATAGAAGTTAGTACCTAGGAAAGGGGCTATTTTTCACAGCTTTTTGACCGTACTTTCTCCATCTGTACCCATCTTCCAGATGATCAACTTCGCTCTTTGTCATGAATGCAAATCTCGGTTCTCTCTGTCTTTTCTGATTTGTCTTCTTCGTCTTCAACCTTCAATCCAATCCAACAACCACAAAAAGAAACCCATTAATTACTTGTCAAATGGGGTCAGAAAGGACTAAACTTTTCTTTAATTGAAAACAAAAAAGATAAAACTCACTCTTTCTTGGTCTTTTGTTGctgttcctcatcttcttcctcaatgTCAGAAAGCTTAACTTGTTGATCATCATTCAAAGCCTCACTTGAAGCAGAAGAAACAGAAGAAGAATTAGGAGTAGCAGGCTGATTAAACACCTCAGATGAAGATGATTCCATCTTTGTAAAAAGTGGATTAGTAATTGAAGATGATGGAACCTCTAAGACATCAAACATAGAAGCACCAAAATCATGCATACCAAGTAACTCCATAAACCCTAAAGAGTTCCTATCTTGGTATTCTTCACACATATTGTCAAAAAGAGCAGGAAATGTTGAGGATCCAAGAATATGATTCTCAATCTTCAGAGGTTCTTTGGCTTCCATAGCTGGATCAAAATACACATAAACAAAATTAAGAAGAAAGAGTGTGGGGTTTGTCTACGTCTCTAAAGAAGAAAGAGACCATAGAGTAGGGGCTGATCTGGTTTTTATGGTAGGTAGGTAggtgaaagagagagaaagttagtgaaagtgagagaaagagaaagagagtttTGGGTATGGAAGAAAATGAGATCAATTGGGTTTGGGTTGAAGCTAAGAGATGAGATGAGATGAtgttgaagttttttttttttttttttttttttttgaaattttggcTAAGTGGGAACAGAAATATATTGACCGGCAATTGTAGGTCAATAGTTTGTACGGCAAGGGTAATATACGTGGGATTTGGAGGGGTAACCGGTTGAAGTGTGAACGGGGTTTGAGCTACACGTGAGATGGTTACGGCTATGAGAAAGTTATGTAATGATAATCTTTGGTCGCTCGTGTGCATGTGAACCCAATATGTATGTATATGCCAAAGGGGTTTCTTCTTCTCTGAATCCATCAAAGATATCCCTTtacctttaaaaaaaaaatttattattctttaaataatataaacattCAACTTTGTATATAAAATTCTTAATTTGTTAGTGTAGTGTTTAACAAGTTTTTATGGGGTATAAATTAATGGTTTGCCATTGTATAGATTAACTCACATATGTTATCCatataaaagacaaaaaaataaaaaaaatctaattatctataataaaaaaactaattgaattaaaaactCAAACTAATAGGTAATAGTTaaagtttaaa encodes:
- the LOC136217619 gene encoding WRKY transcription factor 23-like, encoding MEAKEPLKIENHILGSSTFPALFDNMCEEYQDRNSLGFMELLGMHDFGASMFDVLEVPSSSITNPLFTKMESSSSEVFNQPATPNSSSVSSASSEALNDDQQVKLSDIEEEDEEQQQKTKKELKTKKTNQKRQREPRFAFMTKSEVDHLEDGYRWRKYGQKAVKNSPFPRSYYRCTTSSCNVKKRVERSFNDPTIVVTTYEGQHTHPSPVMPRPSFIGAVSDSDSYTQRRLSSLYQHHQQQHQQQQQQTSPFLNSFSPNLGYGNSYINNGSTVISTFLHHEHQKRYCTTPTRSALLEEDHGLLQDVVPSHMLKEE